In Pelmatolapia mariae isolate MD_Pm_ZW linkage group LG8, Pm_UMD_F_2, whole genome shotgun sequence, one genomic interval encodes:
- the LOC134633470 gene encoding 5-hydroxytryptamine receptor 3B-like — MITDFFFLLIIMGGHVSSVELPDADQQITNGTIIGDNEAEVEKVCNFQDIAQHLNLNKDNFKYTMSRPILNNSHHTEVWLEVKLYAILDMREIDQTLITYIWVYLKWRNEYIEWKPDEFCGIKYITIPTSYLWMPDIAIEEMTEKDKASPSPYLSIFSDGMVEFRNDQVVLSTCKMHVYKFPFDIQSCNLSFKSIMHEDKEIYLQSSRNDTMLTEWSRKVMHTQYEWLFINISVTSEIVNHFGFDQNAVTYTITMKRRSVLYLANFILPVLFFLLLDLSSFLISDTGGEKLGFKVTVLLAVTVMQLLLNEILPSSSDSIPLIAVYCIGVFALMLLSLLETILVKHLIEKDSAIEDETDGDRSLGENSGSNQGGHNFCSCFREIKRCSPRASVDEVSSHETPSVSLSSLTQKESSSKLTEVSVALEKVSDELRETGKTITLLSSNRKPGYWTRMVEFISPKDVCDSWDLGDDVNILSEDETDYRSLATSV, encoded by the exons ATGATCACTGATTTCTTCTTTCTGCTCATAATCATGG GTGGACATGTCTCCAGTGTAGAGCTACCAGATGCTGATCAGCAAATAACCAATGGGACAATTATCGGAG ATAACGAAGCTGAAGTGGAGAAAGTCTGTAATTTTCAGGATATTGCTCAACACCTGAATCTGAACAAAgacaattttaaatacactatGAGCCGGCCCATTTTAAACAACAGTCATCATACAGAAGTATGGCTCGAAGTGAAACTCTATGCCATCTTAGATATG AGAGAAATTGACCAGACCTTAATTACTTACATTTGGGTTTATTTG AAGTGGCGCAATGAGTACATTGAATGGAAACCAGATGAATTTTGTGGAATTAAATATATAACAATTCCTACTTCATATCTATGGATGCCAGATATAGCTATTGAAGAGAT GACAGAGAAAGATAAAGCCTCTCCAAGTCCATATCTCAGCATATTTTCAGATGGTATGGTTGAATTTAGGAATGACCAGGTGGTGTTAAGCACCTGCAAGATGCATGTTTACAAATTCCCTTTCGACATCCAAAGTTGCAACCTCTCCTTCAAGTCTATTATGCATGAAG ataaagaaatatatttacagTCCAGCAGAAATGATACAATGCTCACAGAATGGTCTCGCAAGGTGATGCACACACAGTATGAGTGGCTGTTCATCAACATATCAGTCACCAGCGAAATTGTCAATCATTTTGGATTTGACCAAAATGCAGTCACTTACACT ATTACCATGAAGAGGAGGTCTGTCCTCTACCTTGCCAATTTCATCCTGCCAGTGCTCTTCTTCTTGCTTCTGGACTTATCCTCCTTCCTGATCTCAGACACTGGGGGTGAGAAACTCGGCTTCAAGGTCACTGTCTTGCTTGCTGTCACAGTGATGCAGCTTCTTCTCAATGAGATTCTGCCGAGCTCTTCAGACAGTATTCCACTTATAG CTGTCTACTGCATTGGAGTTTTTGCTCTGATGCTGCTCAGCCTCCTGGAGACAATTTTGGTCAAGCATCTGATTGAAAAAGATTCTGCAATTGAAGATGAGACAGATGGAGACCGAAGCCTGGGGGAGAACTCTGGGAGCAACCAGGGCGGCCACaacttctgcagctgttttagaG AGATTAAGAGATGCAGTCCTCGTGCCTCTGTTGATGAGGTATCATCTCATGAAACACCATCTGTATCTTTGTCATCTCTCACCCAAAAG GAGAGCAGCAGTAAACTGACAGAGGTGTCCGTTGCTCTGGAAAAAGTTTCCGATGAGCTGCGGGAGACTGGGAAAACAAtaactctgctcagcagcaacAGGAAGCCTGGCTACTGGACaagaatg GTCGAATTTATTTCTCCTAAAGATGTTTGTGACAGTTGGGATCTTGGAGATGATGTCAACATTTTAAGTGAAGATGAGACTG